The following nucleotide sequence is from Malania oleifera isolate guangnan ecotype guangnan chromosome 4, ASM2987363v1, whole genome shotgun sequence.
TAAATCAGAAGCAAACCAAACTATGCATACCAAAATAAAATGTTCCACGGCAGAGGAAGAATGTGGCAGCTCTGCACAAATGACCGCTTCACACTCCATTACAATTTATAACAATAAGAATCCAACTTCATCTCACAGCTCAAAAATCAGAAAATCCAAATATGAACTATATACTTTTATCACGCAGAACGATTACAAGATTTGAAACCCAACCATAGCCCCATTTTAGGGAAATGGGAAACCTTACAAGCAGTCCGATTAAAGCAACATTTCAACACTAATTTCACATAATCAAATCTCAAACTCATATAATCTTACGCACAAACAGTAACATACCGAACAGAGGTACAAAGTTTCCAGGTTAACGATAAACCTAATTCCCAAATAAACCCTTTTGAAGCCTCTCGCAGTCGACCAAATAAGCAAACCCATAAGCCAAGTTCTTAAGGGTGGCGTCGTGCAAATCCGCCGCCGACGTCGCCGTCGAGTCCGTCGAGAAGAAAACCCGAAAACCCTTCACAAAGGCATCTCTCGCCGTCGTCTCACAGCAGAGATTCGTCATCACCCCGGTCACAATGACCTCGCTCGCCCCACGCGCCGCCAGCTCCTCCGCCAGGCGCGTGCCCTGGAACGCGCTGTACGTGTTCTTCTCGATCACGGTGTCGCCGGGGGCCTTGAGCGCAGAAATCTCCGGCATCAGCTCGGCGTCTTTGGTTCCGTCGAGGATGAGATCGTTGTTCCACCACTCGCCGAGCATGGCGTAGTCGGCGGGTGACTTGTGGCTGTGGCGCGTGAAGATTACGGGGATGGAGGCGCGGTGGCAGAGGTCGATGGTTTTGGTGATGGCTGGGAGTAAGGGCTTCGCCATGGAGGAGAAGTAGTTCTGCATGTCAATCACTAAGAGGACGGAGGATCTGGGGTTGGGGTCTCTCTTCCTGATCTCATACTTCTCgtatgaagaacatgaagaagcCATTGGTGTGTAGATGGTCTCCGGATCGATCGATGGAGAAGACAGGCAATAGAAACTTTGCTTTGCGAATATGAAGTAGAGCGTTTCTCTGGATGCTTCGCTTCCTCATATAACTGATGCCTCGCATTAGTCAGCGGAAAGATAAGCAAGGCTTGAAGGGTGCTGATGCATAGATTTGGTATGGTACCAAAGGTTTGAAGGATACAGGAGTttctatataataataatataaaagagATAGAagctatataataataatataaaagagATAGAAGGTAGTACTaactttctttttacttgttAAATTTTTATATACCTCCTAAAAATTATACAAATTACTTGCGAGATATTGCCTTAGTGATTGAAAGGGAAGCCACCTAAGTAAGATATATAATTAATATCATTATGAATCACTTGTCATATACAATCACACATTCATTGTGCGAAAAAAAATTACCCAATCATCTAGAAATAGTGAAATCATTAGATGATAAAGCAGACAAACATTGATGGCCATGTGTTAATGCACATTTTCACTAGATgtcttttaatttaatttttttctcaaaaaattggtTAACTCATGCTTATGAGAGATCCAAATTTCTCTTGTATCAATTTTGGACTTTTGTCCCATGCTTCACGGGTTAGAGACCAATTTTGCAAATATAATTAGGTGTTTCTTAGTGTATTTAAAGATCTCTAATTTAGAATAAGTTTTGGTTtgcttccaaacactctcaagaACAAGGAAGCAAATTCCATTCTCTCTCAAAGGCACTCTTAGaactaaagaaaatatttagCAAAACCCTAGCCCTCTTATCATAAATAAAAGGTTATGGGAGACATGGAACTATGGAAGGGGGAAATTCGTATTGATTATTGGAAGGCACAAGAGGAGGAAGAGAGCTCACATTAATCTTTATGAGAACAAGGAGGAGGGAAAAATGGAGCAAGATGGAGCTTAAGTTTAAATATAATCTTGGGAGGAGCTTATGTTTTAAGGTTCCTTTGTGCGTCGAAGGCATGGTATTCTAGAGTTTTTTTGTTTGACTCCATCTCATTGCAAGgtactttaaaaaaatatatatctttatGTATTGATGTTTCATTGTTTGAATATTCACTAACATACTTGGATGTTTGATTTGTGATTCTCGCAAAAACTATCAATAGCCACTTTTTAACCAAACAAAATCATAACTCAAATAAGCatataaaatttcaaagaaaataaagaagcAAAGTAAAATTTCCACTAGGTGGTCGACTAGCCACTATTGGGCGGTTGACTAACCTTCCCTCCATATATGCTATTTGGCATCACCCATGGGTGGTAGACTGACTCTTTGAAGCTGTCAACAAGCGCTATAAATTTTTGAACTTTTGAGTTATCTTCTTATGATTGGTTAGGGGAATTTGGGCATGCCACTTGTTCCATTGATACCACATGTCAAGTAAAGACATTGATAGTTGATGGTTGGTAGTTGTTGGTGGTTATTTTTGAATTTCCCTCCCTTCCATGGGaggtattgtaacgacctgcttaatactCACTTTGTTGACAAGGCACTACAGACGCTCCTCTATtttcgagcctgatctgctcgcctacctggatcacttgaaaaatgtttcaacattgggatgagtcaacgctcagtaagaagaaatatgttattactagtgtgtggcaaatgagctactatatatcataaaatttgttttcatataaacatgaataattgaATGCAAAAGTACagtgtaaataataaaatacaccacccctttccatgttacttaacatagcagtattataggttataattcaaaatacttctagtgtacataagtagagtccttgtttctgtaaatccgtacgtatgtaatagtactGAAACTGTTTCCTAtgactatctgtgtcatgacatgccccctcatgacaaggttgtgtggcccgtagacTAGATTTACCCTGACTGACCAACTatgaataaatcactgaactccgtaaatcgacctgcccacctcaagcTATATCTAGatagggagcctaacctcttcaagggtctaggtggtcgactttaccacgtattatctgaataggtggttgcactcataaagtaacataatatctgtagcaacgatactgtgctctatagctgcaagtccaatagggtctgatatcatataatacttttctatacatatctatctgatttaccatgattctgaagtattcgtaataatcatgatgctgtataactgtactgtaattcatatgtcgtaatactgaaaactgaataatcataacactgaaactgcataattataatattgatattcgtgtaatcatggtactgagatctgtataatcatggtactaaaatccataaaatcatggtactgaaattcgcataaccataatactgatattcgtaaaatcatgaaattagcattcgtaaaacatatacctgtaccatattcatattcacaagccacaccatacataaatacataattttcataattaaataagttgtatagtattttaagaaatacctagcataacatatttcccttacctaactactggaaagcccctatggaatactagtcTAActcccgcagggcttcctaccaaacaccctgaaaacaatatatgtcagaacataatatcagtatttcttcgcctacattattttctataactaccataaggccaaaaagggactaaaaggtcttaccctaaatttgggatgaatttcaactctgttttcccgacgatctgctctgacagatttgcaaagaactctgctaggagcatcgtggtaccttcggatcgtcgatccggcgactggtggggccagaatcgaagagagaagggagagggaaacagagagagagagagagagagagagagagagagagagagagagagagagagagagagagagagagagagagaggagtgagagAGGAACGGTGAAAGTGATAAAAATCCCAGgtttcctctatttatagggtcaggttcatcgacgagacacgtcacctcgtcgacgagcccttcataaaattcgtcgatgagaccctatattcgttgacgaaattcagagtagcccaaacgatctctcggtattttctcattaacgaaaccttgtgttcatcgacaaaatcctttataccttcgttgacgaaaccctgtgttcgtcgacgaagtcctggaaatttctgaaatttttatttccctcaaaatgcaatgtcgtcgacgaaatcaacggcctccttctgtttctgtatctatttctttctctctctctctcttattatttaaatactattatttttcgggtcactataGGTATAGAAAAGGACCTCTTAGAAAAGAGATTGAAGTACATCAAGTGGAGGCAAGGTGAGGTTTCTGAAGATTTCTGTGAGGCCAAAAGGGGACTTctattgaaagaagaaaataagaggAAACCACATATCTCTTCCTTTGTTTTGGGGTATTTAGAGTACGAATTGAAGTGAGAGTGCCCTCTACTTGATATATAGAGGACTATTATTTTATAATGTCAGCATCTTACCCTCCACTTTATTTCTacttttgtgaattttttatatGTTGAAGCATATTGATGTTTCCTTGCATGTTTATGTCCAATGCTTCATAGTTTCTATGTTAATTTATGTCAACAATGCATGTTAGAAATAGATGGACATGTTTTTATCTTGATTGCATAGGAAAAAGCATGTTTGAAGATCGAAATTTGCATGTTGTATTGAAATATGTTTGCATGTAGTCAACCGGCCCTTGAGGTGGTTGACTTCCCccttatcattttaaaaaatagtcATTAACTATTAAGCAATCGACCAACCCCTACAAGGGGTCGATCACCAAATCTCAAGAGTGCAAtttttttgtactttttcttgattttctttaaaatttcaaGTGCTTTTGAGTCTCTAAATTTAGTAGAGTACATTTGTTGTGATTTGAGTGTTATTTTATTAGAGGTTTTAtggtttctatatatatataaagccaAATTTTCATTGAGAAATgatttcatacaaattttttataaaaaacttTCATGttttcacaaaattttcaaaatatatttggAGTTATACATCCATAATGCTGATTTGGATATTCTCCaactttttaaataaaatgtcAAGGTTGATTTGTGTTTCTCCTCTAAAAAAATACACtcttttcaaatcaaattttatggttttcttgCCAAAGAAACCAAAGCATCCTTCTTAGAACATTTAACTTTTTAACGAATCATTCATGATATGCCTTTTAAATAGATTAAAAATTCTCTTTTCTAAAAGGTAAAATGAGCGCTTTCAAGTTAGATTTTATGATTTATTTCCCAAAGAAACCAAATCATTCAAATTTAGGAGTTTTCATAAAAATAACCCAAAAATGTTTTTAACTTTTATAATTTAACTAGTTACAAATATTGACTGTTGTGAATGCTGATCAATGATAAAAACAGACTGCTTGTGAATATTGGCTAGTTgttaatacaatttattttttagcATAGATTGGTTGCCAATACTAGCTACTTGTTATTACTGTGTGGTGAATAATTTGATGTGTGtgaatgggtcattttgtgtggttatccgtgtgtatcacaatataacgttggcaggcttgaggagtttgctatattgcctagatgtaatcacgatataacGTTAGCAGAcctaaggagttcgttatattgtcattatatattggggtaaaacattggcaggcttgaggaggttgttctactgatatactatggaTAGGTCATTGTGGAAGTATGGTAGTGATGATTGGAGGGGAAGAACTTGTGCAgaatcttgtgtggatgtgagtcctgtgtggacagtatttcctatgtggatgtgagtccttTGTAGACTGCATTTTTCTGTATGGATAATTGACGTGGAATGTGTTCtgataggatatatggtatgtgAATTTTATTGCATATATATTTATGGAAAAATGAAACTCtccactcgagggcttgctgagaaaggcgagtaccctggtAATTTTCAGtctggtaccagagcagagggaagctacttgaatgggcggataatcttccctattctcggggcTTTTCCtatatacataacccgagggcttactaagtaaggtgagtgccctggtattgatattagagcagagggaagttacttgtatggacgggtaatatTCCCTATTTTTGGGAactatcactaaaaataattatgtatgtgtgagtgtaatCTGTTTATGTATCCTTTACTGATGTTGAatagcaaatgattatattttgtatttattaaaaTCTTTGCCACATACTATTATGATttattcttctttactgagatgtgtctcaccctagaaaatgattatattttcaagtccatcaagtgatcgagcttagagctccgTGCAGGGTagtattttttgtaaattttgggGTGATTGTAAGAACGGTTTATGTATAACTAAGTATGGTTTATGTATA
It contains:
- the LOC131153443 gene encoding nicotinamidase 2-like, which codes for MASSCSSYEKYEIRKRDPNPRSSVLLVIDMQNYFSSMAKPLLPAITKTIDLCHRASIPVIFTRHSHKSPADYAMLGEWWNNDLILDGTKDAELMPEISALKAPGDTVIEKNTYSAFQGTRLAEELAARGASEVIVTGVMTNLCCETTARDAFVKGFRVFFSTDSTATSAADLHDATLKNLAYGFAYLVDCERLQKGLFGN